Within Halodesulfurarchaeum sp. HSR-GB, the genomic segment AAATTGAGAGGGGACTATTATGGGAGAGGGGTGCAGAAGGAGGTGTGGCGGGGGATGGCTCCCGAAGGGGGTCAGTTTGACAGCACTCACCCACACCATGGCCGCCAGACCGCCCGCCCCCGCCCGGCTCCAGGTCTCCAGAGCACCCGCTTTCCCCAAGAGCAGGCTGACATCCTACTATAGTGGGAAAGGGGCCCCAAGAGCAGGCCACCATACCACTAGAGGGAGGTGTCCCAAAAGCAGGCCACCATAGATGTCTAGAGTGGTATACAGAAGCCCCAAGAGCAGGCGGCCATCTATCCGTGTCTCCAGAGCACGCCTCATCTCCTTTTTTTTCGTCCCTGTCAGTGTGAGACATGGTCTCTCATGAACAAGCTGACGCTAGTACGGTAGAAGTCGATAGTGGGGTCATCGCTAACCTTCTCGTCCCGTTTCGAATGGTCGAGACGTTGATTCCCAACGCTCCGGAGGAGTATCTCACCGAAGCGCTCCGGTCTGCCAACGCCCGATACAAGTTGCTCACTGCGTATCACGAGGCGACGTCGATTTCTGAGTCGATGAACGATACCGAACGCGCCCTCCAGGTCCTCCGGAAAGACCCTGTCCTCTCCGAACGCATGGGGTGGCTCGAGTACACCTGGGACGATGTCGGGGATATGCTCGAGGACGATGACTGGTTCTTCGATGAAGACGACCTTTGCGAAGCTGTCGCTCTCGCACTCGAAGTCCAGAGACAGTAGTAAGCGAATCTCGGGTAGGTAGTGACACTAGTCGGCCGAAGGACGACCTCGATCGTTCGTTTTTGTCCCTCGGTGGGAGTGACGTCAGTATCTACGAAGTGATTGAAGAAGCCGAACGGACCCACGGTGTCTCGCCCACGGAAGTCGAACAAGCCCTCGAGGAGGCCTTGAAAAACGGACTCGTGTACCATCGTGGCCCGAGAACCAAAGTGAGTTCCATCGAATGACTCGCAATTCCGATGGCGTCAAAGGCGCTAACAGTCGCTCGCTCACGAACTCCGCCATTCGAGAGCCCGACCAGATTCTCTATGGAGAATCGATCCCGACCTCTGGAAAGGTCCTGATAATCGCTGGCTCCCAATCGGCAACGGACGAGCTCTCCGAGCCCGGCCTGTCGCTCCTGATCGATAGTGCAATCGAATCGCTCCCCTTCAATCCAATCGCCGTCATCTCTGGCGGAGCTGATGGCGTCGATACGTTCGGCGAGAAGTGGGCCGATAAGAACGATCTGCCTATCGCCCGGTTCGAGCCAGAATGGGACGATATCGACCATCCCGATGCAGTCGTTCGAGAAGGACAGTACGGAAAGTACGACGCCGCTGCGGGGCCCCGAAGGAACCGATGGATGGCCGAGTACGCAAAGTTCTACGCCGAGCAAGGCGCCCTTCTCGCGCTTCCGGACCTCCCCAGTAGTGGGACCGAATCGATGATCTAGATTGGTCGCGAAGTCCTCGGCGATGTTGACGTTTTTGTGGTTCCCATTGGTGGAATTGAAGAGCCAACAAAGTACGACCACCTCGATCCCGTGCTTTTCCAATTATGACAAACAGTAAAACCCAGTTCAGTAGCAGAGTTGGAAAGATCCACGAAGATGAAACAGATGTGTACATCGGACGGGGCGAGGGAGGTGATGTACACATACTAAACAGTGAAGTGGGCGAGTACGGATGGCTCGGAAACCCATATCCGCTATCGGATTACGACCGTGAAGAATCGATAGCTCGATTCACTCGGGATTTTCTTGACCGGATTGAAAGCGACAAAGAATTTCGACATGCAGTTGCAGAATTGAAAGGCGAGAATCTCGGATGTTTCTGCCAAAATTTGGTAGATGAAGGACCTGCCTGCCATGGCGAGGTGATTGCTCACGTAGCTGATTTGTTATACAAGTAATTGGCCTCCTTGATCAAAGTATGCCGATAGCGTAGCGTTGGATTAGAACATCTCTATTCGAATGTTTTGATCGTCCCCCATTCGCTAGTTCGTCGGTTGGTCTTCTTTTTCTTGGGCTTGAGGAATTGACCCATGACCGTCAGAAACGGGCAAAATTGCGTGGTTTCGACGTTCAACCAGTTCCGCAACAAGCTCCAAGTCAGCGATCGGGAAATTGCCCAAGCCCTCCCCAACGAGAAACAGCAGGAGATGTTTCATACGTACAACAACCCGCCTGAAGAGTACGGCTCAGAACCCGATCCAGTTGATTCGATTGAAGATCTCCCTGATTGGGCCGTTGTCGAATTCCTTGAGCACGTTCGTCCGATAAACGTCACCCGAACCATTCGCGAGATCCTGACTAATCGAGATCAAGGCTACACCTACGTGTGGAACCGTTTCCACGGCCAGGATTTGCATACGATCGTCGAACTGCGCGAGTGGTAAATTGATTCCATGGCCCGAAGCATCTCCCTCGGAAACCCCGATTCCAACAACGGATCCAACGGTCGCGACATTGCTGATTCGATCACAAAACAACTTCAAGAGCAGAGAAACCAAACTTCGTAATTTCTAAACATACCCCAACAGTATCTAGGATTTAATTATCAAGATATAAAATAGACCCCAAGTTATTAGTTACTAGGACGTTTCACCATATACCAATGCGCCTTGCAACACCGACAGACTTTGGGATACTTGACGCTTTAGCCGATGGGAAGCGAAATCTGGCTGCGAATCTGTCTCCGGAGATCAAAAAAGATCGATCCTATATCAACACTCGTCTTCCAGCCCTCGAAGATTATGGTCTTTTAAATAAAATAGGTCCAGCTCCGAATAGCGGTCTATACGAAATCACAGATAAAGGAAAGCGAGTCCTCGAAATACACCAAGAACACCAGCCTGATAGTGCAGCATCATTTGACTACGAAACAGAACTCGAAAATTTAACAGCAGACTAAAACGGGGTTTTTAGGCCTCATTTTGCAGGCAGAGTCCGGTTTAAACAGGTGTTCCTCAATGGTTCACAAGCCACCACTCCCAAATAATTATGAAATCCCGACTGTCGTCAACGACTGGATCTTCAATCCAGATTCGAACAAGAACGGTCACGTCTGGGAAGGGCAGCACACCGATCGGTCTGTGGGCGTGTTCTCAAAAATCGGCGCACAAGGAGTGAGTGTGCGGGTCTTAGATGACCGAGTGAGCGGATTCGCTCGAAGCATTACACCCTACGAACGAGACGCCGATCCCGACGAAGACCACGAAAACGTCATCCAGTGGGGAATCGAACGAGCTGT encodes:
- a CDS encoding DUF4326 domain-containing protein: MTNSKTQFSSRVGKIHEDETDVYIGRGEGGDVHILNSEVGEYGWLGNPYPLSDYDREESIARFTRDFLDRIESDKEFRHAVAELKGENLGCFCQNLVDEGPACHGEVIAHVADLLYK
- a CDS encoding ArsR family transcriptional regulator encodes the protein MRLATPTDFGILDALADGKRNLAANLSPEIKKDRSYINTRLPALEDYGLLNKIGPAPNSGLYEITDKGKRVLEIHQEHQPDSAASFDYETELENLTAD
- a CDS encoding SLOG family protein; translated protein: MTRNSDGVKGANSRSLTNSAIREPDQILYGESIPTSGKVLIIAGSQSATDELSEPGLSLLIDSAIESLPFNPIAVISGGADGVDTFGEKWADKNDLPIARFEPEWDDIDHPDAVVREGQYGKYDAAAGPRRNRWMAEYAKFYAEQGALLALPDLPSSGTESMI